The DNA segment TTTCAGGAGCAGGCACACGCATGATGTGGTACCCGGATAAGGCAGCTTTCAGGGTTGGGGGTATAAATGGCACACAATGGGACCAAGGGAATGTCGGAAATTATTCATTCGCTTCGGGAGCCGGAAATACCGCGTCGGGAGATTATTCAACAGCAGTGGGCGTAGGGAATACTGCTTCGGAAGATGGCGCCACTGCAATGGGAGAATATAATACCGCTTCAGGAATGAATTCAATAGCAACAGGATATGCTACAACCGCTTCGGGTGTGATGTCCACGGCAATGGGATATAATACAACCGCTTCGGGAGACTATTCCACGGCAATGGGACTTTTCACAACCGCTTCTAGTTTTTCAGGAATGGCTATTGGGTATTACAACATTGGAGGCGGAAATGCAAATAACTGGATAGAAACCGACCCTCTTTTTGAGATTGGAATCGGGACCTCCACAGAAACCACAAAAAATGCCTTCACCGTACTCAAAAATGGGAAAACGGGTATTCTTACCGCGGCCCCCCGCCAGCAGCTCAGCGTGGGCGACTACCTGGATCTTTATTCAGGTTTTCTTAATTCACCCACCCGTCCATCTATCAGGGCTTCTTCAAATAACAATTTAATCATAAATTCTTTTGGCACAGGAATTCTCTATTTCAACCTGGACGGTGGTACGGGGGAAACCCGCTTTTATGCAGGGCCCGGAGGTGCAGAACTGTTTCGTATCAATCCCGATGGAAGGGTAGGTATCGGTACAGGAGCTCCCACCCAGAAACTCCATGTGGTGGGCAATGCCTATAAAACGGAAGGCGGCACCGCATGGGCTACCTCTTCTGATCTCAGGCTGAAAACCCTGCTGGGCGATTACGAAAAAGGACTGGATGAAATCACAGCCCTCCGTGCCGTGCGGTTTGTCTACAATGAAAGTAATCCCCGGCAGCTCACTTCCGGCATTGAACAGGTGGGCTTCGTGGCCCAGGAAGTCCGGCAGGTCTTCCCCGAAGCCGTTTCCGAAGCCGAAGACGGCTACCTCGACTTCAACATCCACCCCATCAACGTGGCCCTGGTAAACGCCATCCAGGAACTGAAAACCGAAAACGACCGCCTCAAACAAGAAAACCTTGAAATCAACGCCCGCCTCGAACGCCTCGAAAGAGCCCTGCAGAGCCTGAGCGAGAAGTGAGAGGTGAGGCAAATCCGCTGGCTAGCGGACAAGCTATGAAACCCGATACCTGACAACCCTTAACCTTAACCTTAACCTCAACCTCAACCTTAACCTTAACCTTAACCTTAACCTTAACCTTGAACCTTAAACCTTGAACCTTAAACCTTGAACCTATGAAACCCCTGATCTTCCTTTCCTGCCTCCTCCTGTCCCTGCCCTTGTGGGCCCAGTACCAGGAGCGCGCCCTGGTGTCCGCAAGCGGATTCCAGGGAGAGGCCGCAGGCTATTTTGTGGAATACAGCCTGGGCGAACTGGCCATCGGCACCTTCAGCGCCGGGGGATATACCGCACTGCTGGGTTTCCACCAGCCACCCCTTGACCCGTCCACCGACATCCCCCTGTTGAACGGGGCAATTCAGGTCAAGGCCTTCCCCAACCCCACCCGATCCTGGGTGAATGTGCAGGTTTCAGAGAACGGCAAGGACCAGATCCGGCACCTGAGCCTGATCGATATGCGAGGCATAACGGTCATGCATTTTAACGGACAGGAGCTGACCAGCAATCCCTACCAAATCTCCATGCGCGACCTGCATCCCGGCATGTATTTCATGCGGGTAGTCTTTGCCGACGGCACGTGGGAAGTTATCAAGGTCAGCCTGATAAAATAACCAGTAAAACCTAAGAAAATGAAACCAACATTAACCCGAACCATTCTTTTGCTGGCTTTGCTGGCCCTTAGTTTCTTATCCCTGGCCCAGGTGCCCGAGCAGTTCAACTTCCAGCTGGCCGTGCGCGATGCCCAGGGCAATGTCTATGCCAGCCAGCAGCTCAGCTTCCGCGTAAGCGTAATGCAGGGAAGCACTGTCCTTTACCAGGAAACCCACACCACCCAAACCAACGCCTATGGCCTGGTGAATTTAATGATTGGCGATGGCGTTATCCTCCAGGGCAGCATGGCCACCATCGACTGGGGAATGGAGCCCAAAAGCCTGAAGGTAGAATTCGATCCCGCAGGCGGCAGCAGCTTTGCAGAGCTGGCCACCACGCCCCTGCTGAGCGTACCTTACGCCCTTTATTCAAAAAACAGCGGGGAATCTGCACCCGGTGGCTCCAACAATCAGGTGCAATTCAATAATAATGGTGCGCTGGATGGGGACCCCAATTTCGTTTTTATTCCTTCTTTTAACAAAGTTGGGATTGGCATTTCAACCCCCGATGCTACCTTGCACGCCCAAAGCGATCACGATATAATTGTTAAGGGTGTTTCGACCCTTGGCAGTGGTAGTGCTTATGGAGGTTATTTCGAAAGTTTCAGCAGCAGCGGTATAGGGGTGTTAGGAACTGCGCCAAATACCGGTGTCAAGGGCGTTGCATCAGCTATTTCCGGGGTAGCCAACGGAGGAATTTTTCAAAACTTAAGCAACGAAGGTTCAGGAGTCCTTGGTTTTTCTTCTTCGCAAAGCGGGCCTACCTTTGGAGGGTATTTCCAGAGTGAGAGCAGCATTGGTGTTGGCGTACAAGGAACCTCAGCCTTTACTGGCGTCAGGGGCGAGGCTAATGCCTCAACCGGACCAGCGTATGGAGGCCATTTCCTAAGCCAAAGCATTGAAGGATCAGGGGTAATGGCATCTGCTACCGCTCAAACAGGGCTTACCTTTGGCGGGTATTTCAATAGTTTAAGTTCGGGTGGCAGGGGAGTATATGGCACCTCGCCTAATATTGCCATTCAAGCTTTGGCGACTGGAACCAGTGGTGCAAACTATGGCGGGCATTTCACAACCGCAAGCACAGAAGGAACGGGGATATATGCCCATGCAATAGCCACCAGTGGTGTTTCTTATGGAATAAGGGGATATACATCCTCTGCTGAGGGCTTTTCCGGATATTTTTCAGGAGGGAAGTTTTATATCTCCGGAAATACCGGCATAGGAACATTTTCTCCCGAAGCCGGTCTGCACTTAAAGGGCACAGGATTCCCCAACGCTTTTATGTACCTTCAATCAAACGTGGGGCAGGATGCTGGGTTCCGGATTTACGAAGGAACAAATGTGAAATGGTCCATTTTCAATCACTCCTCTTCCGGGGGTTTAAACATCTATAACAATGGCGGGAATACGGCCATTTTTGCCAAGCAATCGAATGCCTATGTTGGCATAGGAAATACCGCCCCGACACAGGCGCTTGATGTGAACGGCAATGGCCGCTTCAGGGCCATTGGCTCAGGAGCCTATTCCGGGGTGGTCAACCGCACCTCCGACGGCACCCTCACCACTGCCACCTCCGACGCACGGCTGAAGGAAAACATCCACACCCTCCAGGGTGGTCTGGAGAAAGTCCTGCAGTTGCGCGGGGTGTCATTCACCTGGAAAAACAACCCAGAATACGGCACACGCATCGGCTTCATCGCCCAGGAGTTCGAACAGGTCATCCCCGAACTGGTTTTCACCAATGAGGTGGATGGCTTCAAAGGCATCAACTATGCCGAGGTAAGCGCCGTCCTGGTAAAAGCCGTCCAGGAACAGCAAGCCCTGATCGAAGCCCAGCAAAAAGCCATCGACGAACTACTCATACGCATCGAAGCACTGGAGAGGGAGAGGTAAGAGGTGAGAAGTGAGAAGTGAGAGATGAGAAAATAAGAGAAAAATCTTATTTGTGAACATTTGTGGAACTTAACATTTGTGGCCATTTGTGGAAAAAATCCTGTCCACAAATTCACACAAATGAAAAACACAAAATGACACAAAGAATCTCCCCAATGACTAATAATCATTGACATGATAACATTGACAACATTGACAACAATTTTCAAAGAACCTCCCCCCAACCCCCTCCTAAGGGGGAGTTCGGGTCTGCAATTTCGAACCTTAAACCTGAAACTTTTAAATTGGTACTTGAACCCCAAACCTCTAAGTCCGAACCTTAAACCAGAAACCAGAAACCCAATGACCTCCCCCCAACCCTCCGCTGGCCAGCGGACAGGCTCTCCAAAGGGGGAGTTCGGGCAGTAACCTTGAACCTTGACTGCCGTCAGGCAGGCTTTCAACGCCTCAACCAAACCTTTGGCTGTTGGCTCATTTCTCACTTCTTTTCTCTCACTTCTCACTTCTTTCTTCTCCTAGCCCCATGCCCCTTGCCCTATGCCATTTCATCCGCTAATATGCTAATCTTCTCATTATCAAATCATCACATTATTACATCCTTTCCTCTCTTCAAAAAACAGCCTCATATGCAAAATTCCGTGTTTCACGGAAAACAGGCTTTCCCGATCTTCGTAGAATAGTAAAGTGAAAAGTAAATTATGCTTTTTCCAATGGGACCAGGGCCCAGCCTTGGCTTAAAGCATGTATCCATATGACATAAATCATTAATAATCAATAACATTCCTATTCTTCACCAAATTCCTCATCATGAAAAAGTTATTGTTTGTTTGCCTGATTGCCATCCTGGCAAGCATAAATGTTTTCGCAGCCAACTATTACTGGGTCGGTGGCTCAGGCAACTGGTCAGATTTCCAAAACCACTGGGCAACCACCTCAGGGGGGACGGTTTTTCACACCCAGGCGCCAACACAATTTGACCAGGTCATCTTTGATGGCAACTCCTTCCCGGAAGCAGGCGCCATAGTCACCATTGACCAGGTTGCCGTATGCCTTGCCATGGAATGGACAGGCGTCCAAAACCTTCCCACTCTGGCAGGGGCATACACGCAATCCCTCAACGTGTATGGATCATTTACCCTTACCGAAGGAATGGACTTTCAATTCTCCGGAGATGTCTATTTCATGTCAGAGGAGGAAGGCCGCACCATCACCATGGCAGGCCACACCTTCAAGCGCCATATCTTTTTCCAGGGAGCCGGCTCGTATACCCTGCAGGATGACCTCAGCATTAACGGGGCGTATAACGTCCACCTTTACCAGGGGGGGCTCGACCTGAACAACCACGACCTGACAGCCAGCCGATTCATCGCCGACAACACGACGGTGCGCACCCTTACCCTGGGCACCTCTACCATCACCCTAAGTTATTCCAGCTCTTCCTCCTATACCTATTACGCCTTCTTGGTCAACGGCACCAACCTGACCTTCAGCGGGGAAGCTTCCACCATCCGGCTAACCGGCTACCGCGCCTATTTTGCCAATGTGGGGGTGGGACTCACCTTCAATGATGTATTTTTTGAATCCAGTTCCGGGAGTGGTCTCCTCAATGGTTCCAATTCTACCTTCAGCAATGTGGTTTTCAATGCCCCCGGATCCCTTTCTGGAACTGCCAATAGCGTTGATAACCTGACTTTTATGTCCAATGGGTCCATCGGCAGCAGCAACAACAACATCAACATCTTGTCATTCGGAGGTACTGCCACCCTGGGCGGCAACACCGGCACCTATAACCAGGTTACCATGCCTGAAAACAGTTCCATCACCGGCGACAACAACACCTTTGGTACCCTGACCTTTGCGGCCGGGAAACAATATACCCTGACGGCTGGCCGGACCCAGTTCATCCTCAATGATCTTATTGCAGCAGGGACCTGCGCGGAACCCATCATCATCCAGTCAAACTCCACCACCACCCAGTCGACCCTGAGCAAGGCCAGCGGCACCATCACCCTGGAACGGGTAAACCTCCAGGGCCTCAATGCCACGGGCGGGGCCACCTTCATTGCCAACGACGCCATCGACCTGGGCAACAACACCGGTTGGGTAATTAACCTGCCGGCCACCCAGAACCTTTACTGGGTGGGAGGTACCGGAAACTGGGAAGACATCAGCCACTGGGCCAGCGAGAGCGGCGGTCAGGGTGGATTCTGCGTTCCTACAAAATTTGACAACGTCATCTTCGACCACAACTCCTTCGACGCCCCCGGACAAACCGTCACAATCCTTGGCGACGCCTCAGAAACAGCCTATTGCCAGGACATGATCTGGACAGGGGTGTTGAACGCCCCTTCCCTCTATGCCGCCAATACCAAAAAGCTTAAGATGCACGGCTCGCTCACCCTCAGCGCCGATATGGTTTTCAATTTATTGGGCGATATCTTTTTTGAATCGGAAGCACCCCTGAATACCATCACTTCAGCAAGCCAATCCTTCAAACGCAATGTCTATTTCCAGGGCACCGGGACTTACCAGTTATCCGATGCGTTCTCCATCAGCGGTAACTTCTACCTTTACCTGGATCGCGGCGGACTGGACCTGAATGATCAAACCGTAAACCTTTACCGCTTCTTTTCGACCACCACCAATGAAAGAAGCCTTGATCTGGGCGCCTCCACAGTGACCCTGAGCTATTCCAGTTCAACCAGCTATACTTATTATGCCCTGGATTTTAACGGCACAAACCTGATACTCAATAGCGGTACGTCCCTCATTCGATATACCGGAGCCAGGCCCTATTTGAGAAATAACGGGACAGGACTGGTATTCCATAATGTGCTGAGTGAAGCCACCACGGGCGAATTCAGGATTTATGCCTCCGGTACCACCTTTAACCAGGTCACCACCAATAACAGTGCCCGCTTATCAGGGGGCAATACCATTGCCCAAATGACCGTGGAAGGCAACAGTTATATCAGCAGCAATAATAATAACATAGCCATTCTTAATGTGGCCGGAGAAGCCAGTTTCAGCAACGACAACAGCACTTACGGGCTGGTCAGTATCCAGGGCAATGCCACCCTCAATGGCAACAACAGCTGGAATCAATTGACCCTGAACGGCAATGGCACCATCACCGGCAACAACACTTTCAGTACCCTCACCCTTACCGCCGGCAATCAATACACCCTCACCTACAACAAGACCCAGACCATCACCGGCGACCTGTTGGCCGAGGGAAGCTGCGCCGGACCCATCGTTATCCAGTCCAGTTCCACCACCAGCCAGACCACCCTCAGCAAGGCCTCAGGGACAGTGACCCTGAACTTTGTCAGCCTGCAGGGCCTCAATGCTATCGGGGGCGCAAGCTTTATCGCCAATGAAGCCACCGACCTGGGAAACAATACCGGCTGGGTGATCAACCTGCCGGCCCCCAAAACCCTTTATTGGGTGGGAGGCACCGGCAACTGGGAAGACATCAGCCATTGGTCCGGCGAGAGCGGCGGTGAAGGCGGCTATTGCGTCCCCTCACGCTTTGACAACGTCATCTTCGACCAGAACTCCTTCGATGCCCCCGGGCAAATCGTCACCATCAACGGCGACGCCTCCGAGAATGCCTTTTGCCAGGACATGACCTGGACAGGTGTGCTCAATGCCCCCACCCTCTATGCAGCCACTTCCAAAAAATTAAACCTGCACGGATCCCTGACCCTGAGCCCCGACATGAGCTTCAACTTCCTGGGTGATATCTTCTTTGTTTCCGAGATCCCTTTGAATTCCATTACCTCTGCCGGGCAAACCTTCAAACGAAACGTGTATTTCCAGGGAACCGGCACCTACCAATTGGCCGATGCCTTTGAGATCACGGGGAATTTCATCCTCTACCTCGATCGTGGCGGCCTTGATCTGAACGATCAGACCGTAAGCCTTTACCGCTTCTTTTCGACCACCACCAATGAAAGAAGCCTTGATCTGGGCGCCTCCACAGTGACCCTGAGCTATTCCAGCTCTTACAGCTATACTTATTATGCCCTGGATTTCAACGGAACGAACCTGACCCTCGACAGTGGCACCTCCCTCATTCGATATACCGGAGCCAGGCCCTATTTGAGAAATAACGGGACAGGGCTGGTATTCCATAATGTGCTGAGTGAAGCCACCACAGGTGAGACCAAGATCTATGGCTCGGCCAGCACTTTCAACCATGTCACCACCAATAACTCTGTCAGCCTGTATGGGGGCAATACCATCGCCCAGGTGATCATTGGGGGCAACAGCTACATCGTCGGCAGCAGCAATAACATGGCGGTCATTGAAGTGGCCGGCAATGCCACCTTCGGCAACGACAACGGCACCTACGGACAGGTGACCATCCATGGCGATGCCACCCTGGGCGGCAACAACAACTATGGCCAGGTGACCCTGAACGGAAATGGCACCATCACCGGCAACAACACCTTCGGCACCCTGACCTTTTCACCCGGCAAGCAGTACACCCTCACCTACAACAAGACCCAAACCATCACCAACGACCTGGTTGCCCAGGGCACTTGTGGCGATCCCATCATCATCCAGTCGAGTTCGACTACCAGCCAGGCCATCTTCAGCAAGGCCAGCGGCACCATCACCCTCGAGCGCGTCAACCTCCAGGGCCTCAATGCCACGGGCGGTGCATCCTTCATCGCCAACGATGCCATCGACCTGGGCAACAACACCGGATGGGTGATCAACCTGCCAGGCATCCAAAACCTATACTGGGTAGGTGGTACAGGAAACTGGGAAGACATCAGCCACTGGGCCAGTACAAGCGGAGGCGAAGGCGGCTATTGCGTCCCCACACGCTTTGATCATGTGATCTTCGACGAGAACTCCTTCGATGCCCCCGGCCAAACTGTCACCATCAACGGCGACGCCTCAGCCAATGCCTATTGCCTGAGCATGAACTGGACCGGCGTCACCAACAGCCCCATCCTGACAGGACCAACCTCCACCATCCTGACTCTTTATGGTTCACTCACCCTGGCCGATGCCATGAATTACAACTTCCTGGGCGACGTATATTTTGAATCCGCCGAGCCCCTCAGCACCATTACCTCAGCCGGGCAAACCTTCAAACGCAACCTCTACTTCCAGGGCACCGGCCTGTATGTCCTGCAGGATGCCCTGGCCATGAGCGGGGCTTACATCCTTTATCTGAACAAGGGTGGCCTTGACTTCAACAACCAGGATGTCACCCTGGGTCGCCTGCTG comes from the Bacteroides sp. genome and includes:
- a CDS encoding T9SS type A sorting domain-containing protein, producing MKPLIFLSCLLLSLPLWAQYQERALVSASGFQGEAAGYFVEYSLGELAIGTFSAGGYTALLGFHQPPLDPSTDIPLLNGAIQVKAFPNPTRSWVNVQVSENGKDQIRHLSLIDMRGITVMHFNGQELTSNPYQISMRDLHPGMYFMRVVFADGTWEVIKVSLIK
- a CDS encoding tail fiber domain-containing protein → MKPTLTRTILLLALLALSFLSLAQVPEQFNFQLAVRDAQGNVYASQQLSFRVSVMQGSTVLYQETHTTQTNAYGLVNLMIGDGVILQGSMATIDWGMEPKSLKVEFDPAGGSSFAELATTPLLSVPYALYSKNSGESAPGGSNNQVQFNNNGALDGDPNFVFIPSFNKVGIGISTPDATLHAQSDHDIIVKGVSTLGSGSAYGGYFESFSSSGIGVLGTAPNTGVKGVASAISGVANGGIFQNLSNEGSGVLGFSSSQSGPTFGGYFQSESSIGVGVQGTSAFTGVRGEANASTGPAYGGHFLSQSIEGSGVMASATAQTGLTFGGYFNSLSSGGRGVYGTSPNIAIQALATGTSGANYGGHFTTASTEGTGIYAHAIATSGVSYGIRGYTSSAEGFSGYFSGGKFYISGNTGIGTFSPEAGLHLKGTGFPNAFMYLQSNVGQDAGFRIYEGTNVKWSIFNHSSSGGLNIYNNGGNTAIFAKQSNAYVGIGNTAPTQALDVNGNGRFRAIGSGAYSGVVNRTSDGTLTTATSDARLKENIHTLQGGLEKVLQLRGVSFTWKNNPEYGTRIGFIAQEFEQVIPELVFTNEVDGFKGINYAEVSAVLVKAVQEQQALIEAQQKAIDELLIRIEALERER